CACCGACCCCTGGTTCCTGGTGCGTTCGGTGGATCCGCCGGCCGCTCCCGCGCCCCCGCGCCTGGAGGTGCTGCTGGACCGCGGCCCGTTCACCCTCGCCGGGGAACGGGAGCTGCTGGACCGCCACCGCGTCGACGTGCTCGTCACCAAGGACAGCGGCGGCTCGGCCACCGCGCCGAAGCTCGTCGCGGCCCGCGAGGCCGGCCTGCCGGTCCTCGTCGTCCGCCGCCCGGCCGCCCCGCAGGGCGTACCGGAGGCGGATTCGGTGGCCGCGGCCCTGCGCTGGCTCGCCCGGACCCCGTAGGGCCGGGCCGCCGGGCCCGTGGCGCGCCCGGGGCCGGGAGCGGTCGTCCGCCCCCGCCCCGGGTGGTCACGGTGCGCGGCGGGTCATCCGTAGCGGCGCGGAGTCCACGTGATCCGGGAGCCGTCGGCCCGCTCGGTGACCCGGGTCTGCGAGGAGCCGATCAGCAGGATGGTGCGCATGTCCACCTCGGAAGGCTCCAGTTCGCCCAGCGTGACGATCCGTACGGACTGCTCCGGCCCGCCCACGTCGCGCGCGACCACCACCGGGGTCTCGGGCGCGCGCAGCTCCAGCAGCAGTGCGCGGGCCTGGGCCACCTGCCAGGTGCGGCTGCGCGAGCCGGGGTTGTACAGGGCGAGCACCAGGTCGGCCGCGGCGGCGGCGCGCAGCCGCTGCGCGATGACCTCCCACGGCTTGAGCCGGTCGGAGAGGGAGACGGTCGCGTAGTCGTGGCCGAGCGGGGCCCCGGCCGCGGCGGCCGCCGCGTTGGCCGCGGTCACGCCGGGCAGGACGCGTACGGGCACGTCCTTGTACTCCGGCTGCCCGGCGGCCTCCAGGACGGCGGTGGCCATGGCGAAGACGCCCGGGTCGCCGCCGGAGACCACGGCCACCCGCTTGCCGCGCCGGGCCAGGTCCAGGGCGAACTCGGCCCGCTCGGACTCCACCTTGTTGTCGGAGCCGTGGCGCAGCTGGCCGGGCCGGGCCGGGACCCGGTCCAGGTAGGTGGTGTAGCCGACCAGCACCTCGGCGTCGGCCAGCGCCCGCCGCGTCTGCGGGGTGAGCCACAGGGGGCCGGCCGGACCGGTGCCGACGACCACGACCTCGCCGGGCCCGGACGGCACGCTGCCCGGGTTGCCGATCCGGCTGGGGACGACGGCGACGGCGAAGTACGGGACGGAGCCGGGGTCGACGTCGGCGAGGAGCCCGGTGCGCTCCCCGGCCATGGTGGCGCGCTCCACGTAGTGCGCCTCGGCGAGCCGGCCGCCGGCCTCCATCGCCGCGCGTACGGCGGGGAAGGTACGGCCGAGCTTCATCACGACCGCCGAGTCGGTGGCGGCGAGACGGGCGGTGAGCTCCTCCTCGGGCAGTGTGCCGGGGAGGATGGTCAGCACCTCCTCGCCCTCGACGAGCGGGGTGCCGAGCCGGGCGGCGGCGGCGCTCACCGAGGTGACGCCGGGGACGACCTCGGTGGGATAGCGGTGCGCGAGCCGCTTGTGCATGTGCATGTACGAGCTGTAGAAGAGCGGGTCGCCCTCGGCGAGCACGGCGACGGTCCGGCCCGCGTCGAGGTGGACGGCGAGGCGGGCGGCGGCGGACTCGTAGAACTCCTCCATGGCGCCCTGGTAGCCGCCGGGGTGGTCGGTGGTCTCGGTGGTGACCGGGTAGACCAGCGGCTCCTCGACGTGGTCCTCGCGCAGGTGCTTCGCGGCGATGGACCGGGCGATGGAGCGGCCGTGCCGGGCGCTGTGGTAGGCGACCACGTCGGCTTCGGCGATCACCTCGACGGCGCGCAGGGTCATCAGCGAGGGGTCTCCGGGGCCGAGTCCGACCCCGTAGAGCCGCCCCTGCGCCGGGGCGGCGCCGGTGCTCCCGGTGGTGTCCGCAGTGGGGATCGCCGCGGCGCCCGCTCCCGTGCCCGCGTCGGTTCCGGTGCTCATTCGGCCACGCTCGCGAGGGCGTTGACGGCGGCGGCGGCGATGGCGCTGCCGCCCCGGCGGCCGCGCACGATCAGGTGGTCGAGTCCCGAGGGGTGGGCGGCGAGCGCGTCCTTGGACTCGGCGGCGCCGATGAAGCCGACGGGGACGCCGATGACGGCCGCCGGGCGCGGGGCGCCCTCCTCGATCATCTCCAGCAGCCGGAACAGGGCGGTCGGGGCGTTGCCGACGGCGATGACCGAACCTTCCAACAGGCCGCGGTCGCGCCAGACTTCGAGGGCCGCGGCGCTGCGCGTGGTGCCCATCCTGGCGGCGAGCTCCGGGACCGAGGGGTCGGAGAGGGTGCAGATCACGTCGTTGCCGGCGGGCAGCCGCTTGCGGGTGACGCCGCTCGCGACCATCTGTACGTCGCACAGCACCGGGGCGCCCGCCTCCAGCGCGGCCCGGGCCCGCAGCACCACGTCGGGCGTGTACCCGAGGTCCCGCGGGAGGTCGGTCATCCCGCAGGCGTGAATCATGCGCACCGCGACCTGGGCGACCGAGGCGGGCAGCCCGGAGAGGTCCGCCTCGGCGCGGATCGTGGCAAAGGACTGGCGGTAGATCGCGGCGCCGTCCTTCTCGTACTCGAACACTGTGTACTCGCTCATTTCTTCACTGCGTCTGCGGATACGGCGACTGCGGGTGCGGGTGCTGCGGGTGCGGCCGGTGTTGCGGGGTCGGCCGGTGCTGCGGGATCGGCCGGTGCGGGCGGGTCGGGGGGCGTGCTGCGGGCGGCCGCGAGGGCCTCGGCGAGGCCGGCGCGGGGCGGCAGGGGCCGGCCGTCCAGGGAGAGCGCGTAGGTGCCGTGCCCGGTGGCGAGCGCGTCGACCCAGGCGGAACCGCGCGGGTGGCCGCACCGGCGTTCGCAACCGGACCAGTGCACGGGCAGCGGGCCGCGCGCCGCGTGGACGACGGCCCGCGCGTCGGTGCGCACGTCGGCCAGGGCCTTGGCACAACCGGGCCGCCCCGTGCAGGCGGTGACGGACCGCCAGGGGTCGTCGGGGGCGGTGACGAGCCCGGCGCCGGCGAGTCCGGCGAGCGCGGCCCCGGCCTCGTGCGCGGGTACGCCGACGACGACGATCCCGCGCCAGGGCGTCAGGCGGATCCGTCCGGTGAGGCCGGCCAGGTGGCGCCACTGGGCGGTGGTCAGCCGCCCGAGCGGCGCGAGCACGCTGAGCGCGACGGGGGCGCCGGGGCCGGCGTCGGGGCCGGCCACGGTGCCGGGCTCGGGCGGGAGCCCGGTACCGGCGGGGGGCGCGGCGACCACCTCCGCGCGGATGCCGGCGGCGGCGAGCCGGGAGCCCGACTCGGCGGCGCTCAGGGCGTGTTCGGCGGGCAGCTCGCTCACCCGCCAGGCCCGGGTGCCGGCGTCCCGTACGGCGTCGAGGAAGTGGGCGGCGGCCGCGAGCGCGGCCCGGGGGGCGTCGGCGGCCGCCACCAGCAGTGCCTCACGGGCGCCACCGGTCCACAGCAGGGCCCGGCCCGCGTCCAGGGCGGCCAGGTTCACGTCGGCGTCGAGCCGGGTCACGTCACCGCGGCCGTCGTCGAGGGCGAAGAGGAACCGCCCGGAGAGCCCGGCAGCCGCCGCGCTGGCGCACAGCAGCCGGTCCAGCTCCGGCACCCAGGGGGCGACGTCGGGCAGGCCGCGCCGGTCCAGCCCGGTCAGGGGCGAGGCGACGATGTTGCGGACCCGCTCGTGGGTGGGTGCGGGCAGCAGGCCGGCGCGCTCCAGGACGGCGGCCAGCTCGCCCCCGCAGCCCGCGCCGAGACCGC
Above is a window of Streptomyces subrutilus DNA encoding:
- a CDS encoding precorrin-8X methylmutase — translated: MSEYTVFEYEKDGAAIYRQSFATIRAEADLSGLPASVAQVAVRMIHACGMTDLPRDLGYTPDVVLRARAALEAGAPVLCDVQMVASGVTRKRLPAGNDVICTLSDPSVPELAARMGTTRSAAALEVWRDRGLLEGSVIAVGNAPTALFRLLEMIEEGAPRPAAVIGVPVGFIGAAESKDALAAHPSGLDHLIVRGRRGGSAIAAAAVNALASVAE
- the cobG gene encoding precorrin-3B synthase; amino-acid sequence: MPQLPSAASRDEPVIRERGDACPGALRLHAADDGYLARVRIPGGLLDGPAALLLAGAADRLGDGHLDLTSRGNVQLRGLGAGCGGELAAVLERAGLLPAPTHERVRNIVASPLTGLDRRGLPDVAPWVPELDRLLCASAAAAGLSGRFLFALDDGRGDVTRLDADVNLAALDAGRALLWTGGAREALLVAAADAPRAALAAAAHFLDAVRDAGTRAWRVSELPAEHALSAAESGSRLAAAGIRAEVVAAPPAGTGLPPEPGTVAGPDAGPGAPVALSVLAPLGRLTTAQWRHLAGLTGRIRLTPWRGIVVVGVPAHEAGAALAGLAGAGLVTAPDDPWRSVTACTGRPGCAKALADVRTDARAVVHAARGPLPVHWSGCERRCGHPRGSAWVDALATGHGTYALSLDGRPLPPRAGLAEALAAARSTPPDPPAPADPAAPADPATPAAPAAPAPAVAVSADAVKK
- the cobJ gene encoding precorrin-3B C(17)-methyltransferase encodes the protein MTLRAVEVIAEADVVAYHSARHGRSIARSIAAKHLREDHVEEPLVYPVTTETTDHPGGYQGAMEEFYESAAARLAVHLDAGRTVAVLAEGDPLFYSSYMHMHKRLAHRYPTEVVPGVTSVSAAAARLGTPLVEGEEVLTILPGTLPEEELTARLAATDSAVVMKLGRTFPAVRAAMEAGGRLAEAHYVERATMAGERTGLLADVDPGSVPYFAVAVVPSRIGNPGSVPSGPGEVVVVGTGPAGPLWLTPQTRRALADAEVLVGYTTYLDRVPARPGQLRHGSDNKVESERAEFALDLARRGKRVAVVSGGDPGVFAMATAVLEAAGQPEYKDVPVRVLPGVTAANAAAAAAGAPLGHDYATVSLSDRLKPWEVIAQRLRAAAAADLVLALYNPGSRSRTWQVAQARALLLELRAPETPVVVARDVGGPEQSVRIVTLGELEPSEVDMRTILLIGSSQTRVTERADGSRITWTPRRYG